The following are from one region of the Fusobacterium sp. FSA-380-WT-3A genome:
- a CDS encoding ACT domain-containing protein, which yields MTTLYIKARYTPWTLSRLMGLTSRLGILIRNISLDVEEKDSTISISFEEELSKSTHLKKQIERLVDVFEVKEA from the coding sequence ATGACAACACTTTATATAAAAGCGAGATATACACCATGGACATTAAGTAGATTAATGGGACTTACAAGTAGGTTAGGAATTTTAATAAGAAATATATCTCTTGATGTTGAAGAAAAGGATTCAACAATATCTATTTCTTTTGAAGAGGAATTAAGTAAATCCACTCATTTAAAAAAACAAATAGAAAGATTAGTAGATGTATTTGAAGTAAAAGAAGCGTAA
- the yaaA gene encoding S4 domain-containing protein YaaA, with product MEKIAINTEFIKLDQFLKWVGIAETGSHAKDMIAEEQVKVNGEVETRRGKKLYPGDKVEALGKIFVIE from the coding sequence ATGGAAAAAATTGCTATAAATACAGAATTTATAAAATTAGACCAATTTTTAAAATGGGTTGGAATTGCTGAAACAGGTTCTCATGCAAAAGATATGATAGCTGAAGAACAAGTAAAAGTAAATGGAGAAGTAGAAACTAGAAGAGGAAAAAAATTATATCCAGGAGATAAAGTAGAAGCTCTTGGAAAAATATTTGTTATAGAATAA
- a CDS encoding DNA replication/repair protein RecF, whose protein sequence is MKILEINYVNFRNLIDRNVKFSPKINLFLGKNGQGKTSIIEAIYFSATGKSFRTAKNLEMIKHGKNKVGCYIEYEDRINKKNLSIKIDSLKKEYSSNKKKIPYDEFYGKVNVISFIPEDIELIVGTPSVRRKFFDGEISQGSEEYFKNLKEYNKLLKIRNKYLKEGNYKNEMFSIYQEEFIKYGARLIKKRLEYIKNISIILNLNYRKLFDNKKELSLKYSSFLGEIKKIDLKYIEDLFREKIKEEFFKEIRYGYSNVGPQKDDFIFLLDGREAKSFSSQGEKKSIIFSLKLSEIDMILKEKKENPIFLIDDVSSYFDSIRKENILDYLKKRDIQVIITSTDKMDIEAQIFYVKAGEIYENC, encoded by the coding sequence TTGAAAATTCTAGAAATAAATTATGTAAATTTTAGAAATTTAATAGATAGAAATGTAAAATTTTCTCCTAAAATAAATTTATTTCTAGGAAAAAATGGACAAGGAAAAACTTCTATAATTGAGGCTATATATTTTAGTGCTACAGGGAAAAGTTTTAGGACAGCCAAAAATTTAGAAATGATAAAACATGGAAAAAATAAAGTTGGTTGTTATATAGAATATGAAGATAGAATTAATAAAAAAAATCTGAGCATAAAAATAGATAGTTTAAAGAAAGAGTATTCTTCAAATAAAAAAAAGATACCTTATGATGAATTTTATGGAAAAGTAAATGTTATTTCATTTATTCCAGAGGATATAGAGCTTATAGTCGGAACTCCATCAGTCAGAAGAAAATTTTTTGATGGTGAAATTTCACAAGGAAGTGAAGAATATTTTAAAAATCTTAAGGAATATAATAAGCTTTTAAAAATTAGAAATAAATATTTAAAAGAGGGAAATTATAAAAATGAAATGTTCTCCATATATCAAGAAGAGTTTATAAAATATGGAGCGAGATTAATAAAAAAAAGATTAGAGTATATAAAAAATATTTCTATAATTTTAAATTTAAATTATAGAAAACTTTTTGATAATAAAAAAGAGTTATCTTTGAAATATAGTTCTTTTTTAGGAGAAATAAAAAAAATAGATTTAAAATATATAGAAGATTTATTTAGAGAGAAAATAAAAGAGGAATTTTTTAAAGAGATAAGATATGGATATTCTAATGTTGGCCCTCAAAAAGATGATTTTATATTTTTATTAGATGGTAGAGAAGCAAAATCATTTTCATCTCAAGGGGAAAAGAAATCTATAATATTTTCTTTAAAACTTTCAGAAATTGATATGATATTAAAAGAAAAAAAAGAAAATCCAATATTTCTAATAGATGATGTGTCTTCTTATTTTGATTCTATTAGAAAAGAAAATATTTTAGATTATTTGAAAAAAAGAGATATACAAGTAATTATAACCTCAACAGATAAAATGGACATAGAAGCTCAGATTTTTTATGTAAAAGCAGGAGAAATTTATGAGAATTGTTGA
- a CDS encoding DUF721 domain-containing protein, producing the protein MRIVDMEGMIEEAMKKSKTLRIAILIGSWEEIVGKFYKVSEIIGFKDDVLYIKVESSSYLHYMNGKKVEYIEKINQFLGNEYIKNIVFKIGKINIEYKFQLEKIKKEFQETKDEKIIIPEKFEVENKSIEDSIKYLKRLSKNREKILLEKGYKKCNICGSIFLGSGNICDSCRGIPIQTVINKN; encoded by the coding sequence ATGAGAATTGTTGATATGGAAGGGATGATAGAAGAAGCTATGAAAAAGAGTAAAACTCTTAGGATAGCTATACTTATTGGAAGTTGGGAAGAAATTGTTGGAAAGTTTTATAAAGTATCAGAAATAATAGGTTTTAAAGATGATGTTTTATATATAAAGGTAGAAAGTTCATCATATTTACATTATATGAATGGTAAAAAAGTAGAATATATAGAAAAGATTAATCAATTTTTAGGAAATGAATATATAAAAAATATTGTTTTTAAAATAGGTAAGATAAATATAGAATATAAATTTCAATTAGAAAAAATAAAAAAAGAGTTTCAAGAAACAAAAGATGAAAAAATAATAATACCAGAAAAATTTGAGGTTGAAAATAAATCAATAGAAGATAGTATAAAATATTTAAAAAGATTATCAAAAAATAGAGAAAAAATACTTTTAGAAAAAGGATATAAAAAATGTAATATATGTGGAAGTATTTTTTTAGGTAGTGGAAATATATGTGACAGTTGTAGAGGAATTCCAATACAGACAGTAATTAATAAAAATTAA
- the gyrB gene encoding DNA topoisomerase (ATP-hydrolyzing) subunit B, giving the protein MSNYQAENITVLEGLEAVRKRPGMYIGTTSERGLHHLVWEIVDNSIDEALAGYCNKIIVNVLPNNIIEVIDNGRGIPTGMHPKYGKSALEIVLTVLHAGGKFENDNYKVSGGLHGVGVSVVNALSEWLEVEVKRDGKIWFQRYDRGKPEEDVKIIGEASETGTKVTFKADGEIFETLIYSYETLETRLKELAYLNKGLRIELNDKRKDPIKSAELEFQGGIIDYIKDVESDSIKLIKEPIYMSGEADGVIFEAVMLYNTNQRETIYSFVNNIHTHEGGTHVSGYKVALTRVINDLGKAMGYLKDKDGKLQGSDIREGLTAIVSVKIPQPQFEGQTKTKLGNSEVTGVVSSIVGNQLKMYLEDNPSDMKVIIDKVLSSKKAREAAQKARELVLRKSALEVGSLPGKLADCSSKNPEECEIYIVEGDSAGGSAKQGRDRRFQAILPLRGKILNVEKAGLHKALENSEIRSMITAFGTGIGDNFDINKLRYGKIVIMTDADVDGAHIRTLLLTFFYRYLVDLLHDGHIYIAQPPLYKISSGKSIQYAYTDKQLKEIQIKMDGENKKYTLQRYKGLGEMNPEQLWETTMDPDVRTFYQVKVDDAREADLIFDKLMGDKVEPRREFIEAHAEFVKNLDI; this is encoded by the coding sequence ATGAGTAATTATCAAGCAGAAAATATTACGGTCCTAGAAGGGTTAGAAGCAGTTAGAAAAAGACCAGGGATGTATATAGGAACAACATCAGAGAGGGGATTACACCATCTTGTTTGGGAAATTGTAGATAACTCAATAGATGAAGCTTTGGCAGGATATTGTAATAAGATTATAGTAAATGTTCTTCCAAATAATATAATCGAAGTTATAGATAATGGAAGAGGGATTCCAACAGGTATGCATCCTAAATATGGAAAGTCAGCTTTAGAAATAGTTCTTACAGTACTTCATGCTGGAGGAAAGTTTGAAAATGATAACTATAAAGTATCAGGAGGACTTCATGGAGTTGGAGTTTCAGTAGTTAATGCTTTATCAGAATGGCTTGAGGTAGAAGTAAAAAGAGATGGAAAAATCTGGTTTCAAAGGTATGATAGAGGAAAACCAGAAGAAGATGTAAAAATAATAGGAGAAGCTAGTGAAACAGGAACTAAAGTTACTTTTAAAGCAGATGGAGAGATATTTGAAACTTTAATTTATAGTTATGAGACATTAGAAACAAGATTAAAAGAATTAGCATATTTAAATAAAGGTCTTAGAATAGAATTAAATGATAAGAGAAAAGACCCTATAAAGAGTGCTGAACTAGAATTTCAAGGTGGAATTATTGATTATATAAAAGATGTAGAAAGTGATTCTATAAAACTTATAAAAGAACCTATATATATGTCTGGAGAAGCTGATGGAGTTATATTTGAAGCTGTAATGCTTTATAATACAAATCAAAGAGAAACTATATATTCATTTGTAAATAATATTCATACTCATGAGGGAGGAACTCATGTAAGTGGATATAAAGTAGCTCTTACAAGAGTCATTAACGATTTAGGTAAAGCAATGGGTTACTTAAAAGATAAAGATGGAAAATTACAAGGTAGTGATATTAGAGAGGGCTTAACTGCTATAGTTTCTGTAAAAATTCCTCAACCACAATTTGAAGGACAAACAAAAACTAAATTAGGGAACTCAGAAGTTACAGGAGTAGTATCTTCAATAGTAGGAAACCAATTAAAAATGTATTTAGAAGATAATCCTTCAGATATGAAAGTTATAATTGATAAAGTTTTAAGTTCAAAAAAAGCTAGAGAGGCAGCTCAAAAGGCTAGAGAGCTTGTATTAAGAAAATCAGCTTTAGAAGTTGGTTCATTACCAGGAAAATTAGCAGATTGTTCTTCAAAAAATCCAGAGGAATGTGAAATATATATAGTAGAGGGAGATTCTGCTGGAGGGTCAGCAAAACAAGGAAGAGACAGAAGATTCCAAGCTATATTACCTCTTAGAGGAAAAATATTAAATGTTGAGAAAGCAGGACTTCATAAGGCATTAGAAAATAGTGAAATCAGGTCTATGATTACAGCTTTTGGAACAGGAATTGGAGATAATTTTGATATAAATAAATTAAGATATGGAAAGATAGTTATAATGACAGACGCTGATGTTGATGGAGCTCATATTAGAACATTACTTTTAACATTCTTCTATAGATATTTAGTAGATTTATTACATGATGGACATATTTATATAGCACAACCACCATTATATAAAATTTCATCAGGAAAATCTATTCAATATGCTTATACAGATAAACAATTAAAAGAAATCCAAATAAAAATGGATGGAGAAAATAAAAAATATACATTACAAAGATATAAAGGTCTTGGAGAGATGAATCCAGAACAATTATGGGAAACAACAATGGACCCAGATGTTAGAACTTTCTATCAAGTTAAAGTAGATGATGCTAGAGAAGCTGACTTAATCTTTGACAAACTAATGGGAGATAAAGTAGAACCAAGAAGAGAATTTATAGAAGCTCATGCAGAGTTTGTTAAGAATTTAGATATTTAA
- the gyrA gene encoding DNA gyrase subunit A, translating to MSNIIDRYVEEEMKQCYLDYSMSVIVSRAIPDVRDGLKPVHRRILYAMNELGMTHDKPFKKCARIVGEVLGKYHPHGDSAVYGAMVRMAQDFNYRYELVDGHGNFGSIDGDGAAAMRYTEARMAKISDEILADIDKDTIDFRKNFDDSLDEPVVLPAKIPNLLLNGTVGIAVGMATNIPPHNLGELVDGTLALIDNRDITPLELVDYIPGPDFPTGGIINGKKGIIDAYTKGRGKIQLRAKIKIEDASNGKQAIIVNEIPYQINKSALIERIALLVKEKKITGISDLRDESDRDGIRIVIELKKGEEPEIILNKLYKYTELQTSFGVIMLALVNNVPKVLNLKEVLEEYVKHRFEIITRRTRFELDKAEKRDHILQGFRIALENIDRIIELIKNSSDGNTAKEALMSKYAFTDIQARSIMDMKLQRLTGLEREKIEQEFQELERKIKEYKEILADEQKIYDIMKQELIEIKEKYNDDRRTLIEDERKDIDVEDLIKDEKVLLTITNKGYVKRIGIDNYKAQKRGGRGVSSQNTIEDDFVEDMFVMNNLDTVMIFTDKGRVYRMKAYEVPETSKQSRGKLISNIINFQEDEKPAFIIKVREFSEKKEVIFVTRDGTIKKTNLMEYANINSNGKIAINFREGDGLVFAGLIRKESDQLFIATKLGYSIRMELNEVRSISRSAIGVKGINLREGDSVVSALLITDPENETILTVTSNGFGKRSRVVEYTTQNRGGKGIINFKLTSKTGEIIGVKPVKEDEEIMAINSSGVVIRTSVESIAVHGRATSGVKIMKTDEDTKVVAVVKVKSEKDEERIISEEEQENLENVNEKIEEVKSEDNLFKTFDNEDEEM from the coding sequence ATGTCTAATATTATAGATAGATATGTAGAAGAAGAAATGAAACAATGTTACTTAGATTACTCAATGAGTGTAATCGTAAGTAGAGCAATACCAGATGTAAGAGATGGATTAAAACCTGTACATAGAAGAATACTTTATGCTATGAATGAATTAGGTATGACACATGATAAACCTTTCAAGAAATGTGCAAGAATTGTTGGAGAGGTTTTAGGTAAATATCATCCTCATGGAGACAGTGCTGTATATGGAGCTATGGTAAGAATGGCTCAAGATTTTAACTATAGATATGAACTTGTAGATGGACATGGAAACTTTGGTTCTATAGATGGTGACGGAGCAGCTGCCATGAGATATACTGAGGCTAGAATGGCTAAGATAAGTGATGAAATTCTAGCTGATATAGATAAAGATACCATAGATTTTAGAAAAAACTTTGATGATTCATTAGATGAGCCTGTGGTTTTACCAGCAAAAATTCCAAATCTATTATTAAATGGAACTGTTGGAATAGCTGTTGGAATGGCTACAAATATCCCTCCTCATAATTTAGGAGAATTAGTAGATGGAACTTTAGCTTTAATAGACAATAGAGATATAACTCCATTAGAACTTGTAGATTATATTCCTGGACCAGATTTTCCTACTGGAGGAATAATCAATGGTAAAAAAGGAATAATAGATGCTTATACAAAAGGAAGAGGAAAAATACAATTAAGAGCGAAAATTAAAATAGAAGATGCTTCAAATGGAAAACAAGCTATAATTGTAAACGAAATTCCTTATCAAATAAATAAATCTGCTCTAATAGAAAGAATTGCTTTATTAGTTAAAGAGAAAAAAATTACTGGAATTTCTGATTTAAGAGATGAATCAGATAGAGATGGAATAAGAATAGTTATTGAATTGAAAAAAGGTGAAGAACCTGAAATCATCTTAAATAAATTATATAAATATACAGAACTTCAAACTTCTTTTGGAGTAATAATGTTAGCTTTAGTAAATAATGTACCTAAAGTTTTGAATCTTAAAGAAGTTTTAGAGGAGTATGTAAAACATAGATTTGAAATAATAACTAGAAGAACAAGATTTGAATTAGATAAAGCTGAAAAAAGAGACCATATTTTACAAGGATTTAGAATAGCTTTAGAAAATATAGATAGAATAATAGAACTTATCAAAAATTCATCTGATGGAAATACAGCTAAAGAAGCTTTAATGAGTAAATATGCTTTTACAGATATTCAAGCAAGATCTATTATGGATATGAAATTACAAAGATTAACAGGTCTTGAAAGAGAAAAAATAGAGCAAGAATTCCAAGAATTAGAAAGAAAAATTAAAGAATATAAAGAAATTTTAGCTGATGAACAAAAAATATATGATATAATGAAGCAAGAATTAATCGAAATAAAAGAGAAATATAATGATGATAGAAGAACATTGATAGAAGACGAAAGAAAAGATATTGATGTTGAAGATTTAATAAAAGATGAAAAAGTTTTATTAACTATAACAAATAAAGGTTATGTAAAAAGAATAGGTATAGATAATTATAAAGCTCAAAAAAGAGGTGGAAGAGGAGTATCTAGTCAAAATACAATAGAAGATGATTTTGTTGAAGACATGTTTGTGATGAATAATCTAGATACTGTGATGATATTCACTGATAAAGGTAGAGTTTATAGAATGAAAGCTTATGAAGTACCTGAAACATCAAAACAATCTAGAGGAAAATTAATAAGTAATATAATCAATTTCCAAGAGGATGAAAAACCAGCTTTTATTATAAAAGTAAGAGAATTTTCTGAAAAGAAAGAAGTTATTTTTGTAACTAGAGATGGAACTATCAAGAAAACAAACTTAATGGAATATGCTAATATCAATAGTAATGGTAAAATAGCTATCAATTTTAGAGAGGGAGATGGCTTAGTATTTGCTGGATTAATAAGAAAAGAATCAGACCAATTATTTATAGCGACTAAATTAGGATATTCAATTAGAATGGAATTAAATGAAGTAAGAAGTATTTCTAGGTCAGCTATAGGAGTAAAAGGAATAAATTTAAGAGAGGGAGATAGTGTAGTATCAGCTCTTTTAATAACAGACCCAGAAAATGAAACTATTCTTACAGTAACTTCAAATGGATTTGGAAAAAGGTCAAGAGTAGTAGAATATACAACTCAAAACAGAGGTGGAAAAGGAATTATAAACTTTAAACTTACTTCAAAAACAGGCGAAATCATAGGGGTTAAACCTGTAAAAGAAGATGAAGAAATCATGGCAATAAATTCTTCAGGGGTAGTTATCAGAACATCAGTAGAATCTATAGCTGTTCATGGAAGAGCTACTTCAGGAGTTAAAATAATGAAAACTGATGAAGATACAAAAGTTGTTGCAGTTGTTAAAGTAAAAAGTGAAAAGGATGAAGAGAGAATAATTTCAGAAGAAGAACAAGAAAATTTAGAAAATGTAAATGAAAAAATAGAAGAAGTTAAGTCTGAAGACAATCTATTTAAAACTTTTGACAACGAAGATGAAGAGATGTAA
- a CDS encoding YfcE family phosphodiesterase: MKILVISDVHGCFERLYRIIKMENPEMVLFSGDGYEDVVDMEYAFPEIKFICARGNCDYNSSFKDEEFVEIDNRKFFITHGHIYGVKRNYFQIEVRAKEIGADLVIFGHTHSPYLREKEEVVYFNPGAVLCGSYGVITINEDKNIKLIHKEVK, translated from the coding sequence ATGAAAATATTAGTGATATCAGATGTTCATGGTTGTTTTGAAAGATTATACAGAATAATAAAAATGGAAAATCCTGAAATGGTTTTATTTTCTGGAGATGGTTATGAAGATGTAGTAGATATGGAATATGCCTTCCCTGAGATAAAATTTATTTGTGCAAGAGGAAATTGTGACTATAATAGCTCTTTTAAAGATGAAGAATTTGTAGAAATTGACAATAGAAAGTTTTTTATAACTCATGGACATATTTATGGAGTAAAAAGAAACTATTTTCAAATAGAAGTGAGAGCAAAAGAGATTGGAGCAGATTTAGTAATTTTTGGTCACACTCATTCTCCTTATTTAAGAGAAAAAGAAGAAGTTGTATATTTTAACCCTGGAGCTGTCTTATGTGGCAGCTATGGGGTTATTACTATAAATGAAGACAAAAATATAAAATTAATTCATAAAGAAGTTAAATAA
- the pheS gene encoding phenylalanine--tRNA ligase subunit alpha — protein sequence MKEKLSLLKAQAKEEILQLNTLQEVEDFRVKYLGKKGLITEISKGMKNLSSEERPVIGQLLNEIREEITNFIESKREEITKALKEKQLKEEVIDITLSGKKVELGRLHPLTETANLLKKIAMDMGFDVADGPEIELVKYNFDALNIPESHPSRDITDTFYISDEVCLRTQTSPVQIRYMLEKKPPFRMVCVGKVYRPDYDVSHTPMFHQMEGLMVGKDISFANLKAILTTFMEKVFGENTKVRFRPHFFPFTEPSAEMDVECVICKGKGCRVCKNSGWLEIMGCGMVDPEVLKAVGYNPDEVSGFAFGMGIERITMLRHGIDDLRAFFENDTRFLKQFK from the coding sequence ATGAAAGAAAAATTATCTTTGCTTAAAGCACAAGCAAAAGAAGAAATTTTACAATTAAATACTTTACAAGAAGTAGAAGATTTTAGAGTAAAGTATTTAGGAAAAAAAGGGCTTATAACAGAAATTTCTAAAGGGATGAAAAATCTTTCTTCTGAGGAGAGACCTGTAATAGGACAATTATTAAATGAAATTAGAGAAGAGATTACTAATTTTATAGAATCTAAAAGAGAAGAAATAACAAAAGCATTAAAAGAGAAACAACTAAAAGAGGAAGTAATAGACATAACTCTTTCAGGAAAAAAAGTAGAATTAGGAAGACTTCATCCATTGACAGAAACAGCTAATTTATTAAAGAAAATAGCTATGGACATGGGATTTGATGTAGCAGATGGACCTGAAATAGAGCTTGTAAAATATAATTTTGATGCTTTAAATATTCCAGAATCTCATCCATCAAGAGATATAACTGATACTTTCTATATATCTGATGAAGTTTGTTTAAGAACTCAAACTTCTCCAGTACAAATAAGATATATGTTAGAGAAAAAACCACCATTTAGAATGGTATGTGTAGGAAAAGTTTATAGACCAGATTATGATGTATCTCATACACCAATGTTCCATCAGATGGAAGGATTAATGGTTGGAAAAGATATATCTTTTGCAAACTTAAAAGCTATACTTACTACATTTATGGAAAAAGTATTTGGAGAAAATACTAAAGTTAGATTTAGACCTCACTTTTTCCCATTTACAGAACCAAGTGCTGAAATGGATGTTGAATGTGTAATATGTAAAGGAAAAGGATGTAGAGTTTGTAAAAATAGTGGTTGGTTAGAAATTATGGGTTGTGGAATGGTTGACCCAGAGGTTTTAAAAGCTGTTGGTTATAATCCAGATGAAGTTTCAGGGTTTGCGTTTGGTATGGGAATAGAAAGAATAACTATGTTAAGACATGGTATAGATGACTTAAGAGCATTCTTTGAAAACGATACAAGATTTTTAAAACAATTTAAATAA
- the pheT gene encoding phenylalanine--tRNA ligase subunit beta, with product MLISLEWLKQYVDINENIEELERALTMIGQEVEAIDVQGKDLDNVVIGHIIEYGRHPEADKLSLLKVNVGEEEPLQIVCGAPNHKLGDKVVVAKIGAVLPGDFKIKKSKIRGIESCGMCCSKAELGLGKDHSGIIILPEDAPIGMEYREYVGLNDVVFELEITPNRPDCLSHIGIAREIAAYYGREVKYPKIEKLNNVTFTDDSIEISIEDRERCKRFAGRVIRGVKVAESPEWLKKRIIAMGLNPINNIVDISNFVMFEYNQPIHIYDLKEIAGGKVIARRGKEGEKLVTLMGQEIDVNGELVIADGEKPSGLAGIMGGLGSGIKEDTQDIFIEVAYFTPEDIRKAGRKFGIVSDAGYRNERGTDMENVPTVLDRVTDLVLQLANPESVGKMVDVYPEKYQSTEIELNIEKLRRFAGKEIPKERIIEILTNLNLKVEDNGEILKVVPPSYRGDLFRPADLYEEVIRMYGFENIEDKMPIEDITAGVKNEVIRLMDESKDALAKIGLQEVINYSFIPREVKDMLHIEKEEIMILNPIVETMAMMRPTLIYSILNNIKENLNRNQDSIKIFEVAKVFEKTDDLLAKEDIHMAIGICGRDEKTLWNPKPEAYDFYVLKGYVEEYLQEIGIKGYKIVRTTDKNFHPGRAADVMIGKLVVGTFGEIHPEISEKMDILKERAYIAEMNVSLLKQYMNKKIKYERVVKYPEVTRDFAIVLDESVLVGDMIEAIKKSSEFIESVGLFDIYRGEHIESGKKSVAISVVMRDKKGTLNEEEINKVQAKILGIVKTKYLGEIRQ from the coding sequence ATGTTAATTTCATTAGAATGGCTTAAGCAATATGTTGATATAAATGAAAATATAGAAGAGCTTGAAAGAGCTTTAACAATGATAGGACAAGAAGTAGAAGCTATAGATGTTCAAGGAAAAGATTTAGACAATGTTGTTATTGGACATATAATAGAATATGGAAGACATCCAGAAGCTGATAAACTATCTTTATTAAAAGTAAATGTTGGAGAAGAAGAACCATTACAAATAGTTTGTGGAGCTCCAAACCATAAATTAGGAGATAAAGTAGTAGTAGCTAAAATAGGAGCTGTATTACCAGGAGATTTCAAAATTAAGAAAAGTAAAATAAGAGGAATTGAATCTTGTGGAATGTGTTGTTCTAAGGCTGAGCTTGGACTTGGAAAAGACCACTCTGGAATTATAATATTACCAGAAGATGCTCCTATAGGAATGGAATATAGAGAATATGTTGGTTTAAATGATGTTGTATTTGAATTAGAGATAACTCCAAATAGACCAGATTGTCTTTCACATATAGGTATAGCTAGAGAAATAGCTGCTTACTATGGAAGAGAAGTTAAATATCCAAAAATTGAAAAATTAAATAATGTAACTTTCACAGATGATTCAATAGAAATTTCAATTGAAGATAGAGAAAGATGTAAAAGATTTGCTGGTAGAGTTATTCGTGGAGTAAAAGTAGCTGAATCTCCAGAATGGTTAAAGAAAAGAATAATTGCTATGGGATTAAATCCTATTAATAATATAGTAGATATTTCAAATTTTGTAATGTTTGAATATAATCAACCTATTCACATCTATGATTTAAAAGAGATAGCTGGTGGAAAAGTTATTGCTAGAAGGGGAAAAGAGGGAGAAAAATTAGTTACTCTTATGGGACAAGAAATAGATGTTAATGGAGAGTTAGTAATTGCTGATGGAGAAAAACCTTCTGGACTAGCAGGAATAATGGGAGGATTAGGAAGTGGAATAAAAGAAGATACACAAGATATCTTTATAGAAGTTGCTTACTTTACTCCTGAAGATATAAGAAAAGCTGGAAGAAAATTTGGAATAGTAAGTGATGCAGGATACAGAAACGAAAGAGGAACTGATATGGAAAATGTTCCTACTGTATTAGATAGAGTCACAGACCTTGTATTACAATTAGCAAATCCAGAATCTGTTGGAAAAATGGTAGATGTTTATCCTGAAAAATATCAATCAACAGAGATAGAATTAAATATAGAAAAATTAAGAAGATTTGCAGGAAAAGAAATTCCAAAAGAGAGAATCATAGAAATTTTAACAAATCTTAATTTAAAAGTAGAAGATAATGGAGAAATTTTAAAAGTTGTTCCCCCTAGTTATAGAGGAGACTTGTTTAGACCAGCTGACTTATATGAAGAAGTTATAAGAATGTATGGATTTGAAAATATAGAAGATAAAATGCCAATAGAAGATATAACTGCTGGAGTTAAAAATGAAGTTATAAGACTTATGGATGAATCTAAAGATGCTCTTGCTAAAATAGGATTACAAGAAGTTATAAATTATAGCTTTATTCCTAGAGAAGTAAAAGATATGTTACATATAGAAAAAGAAGAAATAATGATATTAAATCCAATAGTTGAAACTATGGCTATGATGAGACCTACATTAATTTATAGTATATTAAATAATATAAAAGAAAACTTAAATAGAAATCAAGATTCTATAAAGATATTTGAAGTAGCAAAAGTTTTTGAAAAAACAGATGATTTATTAGCAAAAGAAGATATCCATATGGCTATTGGAATTTGTGGAAGAGACGAAAAAACTTTATGGAATCCAAAACCAGAAGCATATGATTTTTATGTATTAAAAGGATATGTAGAAGAGTATCTTCAAGAAATAGGAATTAAAGGATATAAAATAGTAAGAACAACTGATAAAAATTTCCATCCTGGAAGAGCAGCAGATGTAATGATAGGAAAATTAGTTGTTGGAACATTTGGAGAAATCCATCCAGAAATTTCTGAAAAAATGGATATATTAAAAGAAAGAGCTTATATAGCTGAAATGAATGTTTCTTTATTAAAACAATATATGAATAAAAAGATAAAATATGAAAGAGTTGTAAAATATCCAGAAGTTACAAGAGATTTTGCTATTGTATTAGATGAAAGTGTTCTTGTAGGAGATATGATAGAAGCTATTAAGAAAAGCTCTGAATTTATAGAATCAGTTGGATTATTTGATATCTATAGAGGAGAACATATAGAATCTGGTAAAAAATCTGTTGCAATAAGCGTTGTAATGAGAGATAAAAAAGGTACTTTAAATGAAGAAGAAATAAATAAAGTACAAGCTAAAATTTTAGGTATTGTAAAAACTAAATACTTAGGAGAAATAAGACAATAA